The genomic DNA aaattcaaattgCCTTCCTTCTTTCCACCAGAGTATCCCTTTCAAGGGAAGCGCACACCTAGGAGATGTGGCTTGACTTTTCAAATTTACATTGTCGATTTAGTAGAAGCAATCCACCCCCACTTTGAATTTTCCATGCTTTCTTTCTTGGAAAATTagcaaaaatttaaatatcccTTTACTGttgagaaaatagaagaaaggtGTGATTGCATTTAAAGATATAATATGGGAGAGAGAGTCGGACAAGCTTGATGTAAAATGTATTGCTTTTTTAGatcaaaattttgggttaaCTGAGAAATTTTCACAACCAATCAGTCAACTTATCTGGCAAAGCGTTGTATATTACCAACTGGGGTTAGTTTAATGACTCTCTCTTGGCTCCAACAGCCCCATTAATTGACCATCAGGAGTGGACACAAATTTAACAAATAACAATTTGCTCTTGGATTCCTCTGATATGAAAGTTGCCTAAAAGGTCTACATGTGGGCCAAAAGGCAAGCTACCTCCtttatttgaattcttttttataaGCCCGagtgttaataattttttcttttgggtctAAAACTAGTTTTTGGCCACTGCCTCGTTATCCATATGTCGCTATCTAATCAAATGCAATCGCCTGAAACTAATCATACGTAAGGTAGAAGTGATTGgagtttgaaatattagaaattaaacAGGTGCTATATGTTGAACCTCCCCCCCCATATGAGCTTGAGTCCAATATATCGGCATCATAAATTTAGTAGGATCAAAGTGCGCCGATGGTCCCATGCCAGAACTTGAATATGAAAGGTTCCCCACTTTGGAgcgttgaaaaaaaaataataatataggTACACATCAGAAAGAGGAGAGAGTGTGTCAATCGGGAATCCAAATTCCAATTTTGTATTTGGCTGGGGTTGTAGGCATGTAGCTGTACCTTTCAAGCCCTAGTTTTCCATGTTTATGATGGTGTCTTGAAGATTCAACTTGGTTTTTAAATCCTACTTTTTGTTTGCATCTATAGAAAATTAAACTGCACACAGACGTGGGTGGAAAttggaattgaattttttaaattgcttCCTGCATGTGGGAACTTTCCTGGAAAATTTCATTTGAGTCGTTCAACCTGGCCAAACTGAATGAAAAGTTGAAAACTGATATTGCTAGCCAGCTCATGGGCCTTGTAATCAGATAATGGGATAAAACATTTAGTTAGATAAACCCAGATGCTTTTATTATTGGAGTCaattattcttcaaattaaGTATTGTTTGTGTCTCCATCATTAGTGTTTGGAATAATGTGCAGATGCGTATCAAGCTTTAGATTGCGGTACATTGTTCTTGGCCTACTGGAGCATGTTTGGACACTTATACGGTTACATTGAACCCATGGCAGTGATCTGAAGCAGCCAAgcattaatttatatataaatccGTAAAGTAATGGGCATTTTAAAAAGCATCAACTTTTTTTCCCTCTTAATCCAATCATAGAATTTGGCATGGGAAATTTGTGTGGCTTTTACAATCGACCCATGTGTGTAACGCACCAGCTAcgtgtatattttattttattttatcttaaagcAAAAGGCTAAAGCATTACGTATTGCAAAAAGATATGCATGGACTTTAGCGAAGGAGGTCTCACGAACCAGGTAGGATTTTCACTTGGGAATTGAGGAAACTCCAGATATGGAAATATTAAATTGGTATTCTTTAATAGAATATGAGGCTTCATAGGTCATCACTTTCCTCAAATATCTCATGGGGTCTGTCTTGTTCCCCcaccattttcaaataaactagAAGATTTTCAGATAGCAGAAGCCCTCCACGAATTACACTGCAGATTCCTTTCCTTGCATGCCCAACCTGCCTTTTCTTTGAGGTCAAGGAATCCTGTCCTTAGCCAAACAACATCTTTGAGAAAGTCATAGAAAATTTTCAGGTTTGGGCATTTTGGTTTAGTGTAAAGCGAGGAGCCTAATTTATGGAAGTGCCCAAATCAAACCCAAAAGGAGAAATGTATGCGATGCATGTGAGGATATGGATATGAAATGATTAAtgatggatggatggatgggTGCAATGACACCAACACCTTGTTTGTATTAGATATAAATAACTCGACCCAACAACCTCTCTTATATGTGTTCCCAACAAGGAGTTGAAAATAACAACTAGTCCAACCCCTCtttttttgaagagttgaaatttgaaaagggTGTGTGAAACATAATAATAGAATTAAGGTGATTGTAGAGAaataatagaatatatatatagatatggcAGAGAAAGGCCTAGATGGGGAGATGATCAGGGtgtgaggaggaggaggagtgAAACACGACTGTCTGAAAAGAAGACTCTCAAAATTGGACAAATCTTATCTCATCTCTATGCTTATTGGAAAGGGAAGGGATCTCTGGATTTTTTTTCAGACCCAATCGTTTTCCTTCCCCCTTTTCTAAACTAGGAATGGCCAAACACCAATAATGCTGCCATGCACGTGACAGAAATACTATTCTCTCACTCACATATATAGTATACCTAAATTCAGCTATTTAATTAATGAACTACCCACCACCCTCTCTCCTCCCAATTGCTTCTTTTACATTCCTCTATTTACTGTCatcatcctttttttctttttaaaaacaaaaaggaaaatattgaaaaccACTCCAACCCTGTAAGCACCATACCTCTTAAATAGCTCCTTTTGGCCCCTACTCTGTTCACAGTCCAGAGATGGGCAAGAAGAAGGAAGAATTTACCATTGAGTGGGTATGAATTATTCCCGTGGGCAGGTAACAGAGCATTGCGTTTGTGAAGTGGAGATCTGAGATGTGCATGGGTAAGTTGGTAACCCACTAAGCCATTAGATATGCAGTCATGCTCTTGTTCCTTGACAAGTTAGTAGTAGTTGGAAATTGAGAATCTCATGTGCCATTGATAGCTATTGAAGTTGAAGGTGATGAAATGGCGGTCCGGAAGGCACTGGATTTTGACTGTGTCAGGGTGGGGCTTCCCACTTGATGATTTGTTAGCCAATGGGTGCAATGCAGTAACATGGGGTGTTATCCAACGCACAAATATTCACCTGTAGAATCTCTTTCTTGCTCAAGATTCTTGAGTAGCTTACATGTTCTGACAAATTCAgtaattttttcccctttgttttgggttttttttttcggtgtatttttaattgaaaaacagaaaacatatttacacagaaaataatgaaattttttcatcACGCAAAACCTTAAAAGTACTCTCGTACTTACATGCCTgcggtctctctctctctctgtgccTCTCTCTGCTTCTCTCATTGTCATTTCTTCCAACATCAAATAGTTGCAACAGTTTCCACATCAAAACCATAATCATCACGCCTCTCAGCCCACACGCACCCCTCCTTCCCTTTCCCAGTCTCTCTACATCAATAACCCAGCCATCGCACCATCTATCCTGAATCCTCTCTcgctctttctctctttctctctttctctctcaacaTGCCCATGAACCACTTCTCTCCAAACCTTCCAGAAACAATCTGGTGGACACAAGTCACACCACCACAACCCATAATGGAACCAGCCCCAAATACCCCTTCCTCTAAACACAAACCCCTCATCCCCCACCACCACCATCCCCTAGTTTCCCTCAATTCCTACCACTCCCAACACTCACCCCCCATGTTCCCTACCCGTAGCACTACCCCTTTCAACTTCAACCTTAACCAAGATACAGAAGACGATGAAGATGAGGAGGTCGAGGAAGTAGCTGcggaagaagaggaggaagaagtgATAATAGGGGCAGAGAGACAACCCATGTTCGAGAAGCCCTTAACTCCTAGCGACGTAGGTAAGCTTAACCGACTAGTCATACCAAAACAACACGCGGAGAAGTACTTCCCGCTGGGCGGTGACTCGGGCGAGAAAGGCTTGTTACTGAGTTTCGAAGACGAGTGTGGCAAGTGTTGGAGGTTTCGATACTCGTATTGGAACAGTAGCCAAAGTTACGTATTGACGAAAGGGTGGAGCCGTTTCGTCAAAGAAAAGAGGCTGGATGCAGGCGACGTCGTTTTGTTCCAGCGAGACCGCTCCGACGCTGACCGCTTCTTTATTGGTTGGAGGCGCCGTGCTGGCCCTGCGCAGGATAACCCTGCGGCGGCTCCCCCTGTCGCTGCTCACACCAATACTGGCAATACTTCTGTGGGGTGGACCAGGGTGTTCTATTCTGCGCATGCTTATCCTTCGCATCCCCATGCCCCTCCCCTACCATACCAACCTGACTGTCTTCATGCAGGTATTTTGTTCACATTAACACCccccttcttttctcttttctttattttacttttcattttaaaagaattaaattaaaaaaaatgtttacctATCACTATTATCACTAATATAATTGTTGTTATTAAACAAAAAGATTCTTACACTCGTGTTCAAAGAGCGTGCTAGTCACATTCCAATTACTGGGGAGCAACGCGATTATTTAAGCTATAATTGAACA from Vitis riparia cultivar Riparia Gloire de Montpellier isolate 1030 chromosome 8, EGFV_Vit.rip_1.0, whole genome shotgun sequence includes the following:
- the LOC117920516 gene encoding B3 domain-containing protein At2g36080-like, whose protein sequence is MPMNHFSPNLPETIWWTQVTPPQPIMEPAPNTPSSKHKPLIPHHHHPLVSLNSYHSQHSPPMFPTRSTTPFNFNLNQDTEDDEDEEVEEVAAEEEEEEVIIGAERQPMFEKPLTPSDVGKLNRLVIPKQHAEKYFPLGGDSGEKGLLLSFEDECGKCWRFRYSYWNSSQSYVLTKGWSRFVKEKRLDAGDVVLFQRDRSDADRFFIGWRRRAGPAQDNPAAAPPVAAHTNTGNTSVGWTRVFYSAHAYPSHPHAPPLPYQPDCLHAGSVAKNQTTPVGNSKRLRLFGVNLECQMDESEPSTPDGSSLSSQGPVHHQFYPQAYSSNAYNHMDINFSRDVNQMRDHRG